From the Nitrospira sp. genome, one window contains:
- a CDS encoding PilZ domain-containing protein, whose translation MKFAVVSTPGHRGKSLLVDAQQETIHVYDTSGQLLGNVSWGSLIERVLASSEDARFAHCRAQPRAPLALKVRYTTPQGKQFDSLTGGIGGGGLFIESGAPLSPGTELTVEFALPDRPTEKIRAKAKVAWARHKPERYLLFPGMGIQFMDLEEKIQEDLVSLVEALNRSRSPS comes from the coding sequence ATGAAGTTTGCTGTTGTTTCTACTCCAGGTCATCGTGGTAAGTCGTTACTCGTTGATGCTCAACAAGAAACAATACATGTGTATGACACATCAGGTCAGTTGCTTGGCAATGTGTCGTGGGGCTCGCTTATCGAACGAGTATTGGCTAGTAGTGAGGATGCGCGGTTTGCCCATTGCCGCGCACAACCACGAGCCCCGCTCGCGTTGAAAGTACGTTACACTACTCCACAAGGAAAGCAATTCGATAGCCTGACGGGAGGAATCGGTGGGGGCGGGCTCTTTATTGAGAGTGGTGCCCCTCTAAGCCCTGGTACCGAGCTTACGGTTGAGTTTGCACTTCCAGATCGACCAACGGAGAAAATTAGAGCTAAGGCAAAAGTTGCCTGGGCTCGCCACAAGCCGGAACGATACCTTCTCTTTCCCGGCATGGGCATTCAGTTCATGGATTTAGAGGAGAAGATACAGGAAGATCTGGTTAGTCTTGTCGAAGCATTAAATCGAAGTCGATCCCCTTCCTGA